From the Lolium rigidum isolate FL_2022 chromosome 2, APGP_CSIRO_Lrig_0.1, whole genome shotgun sequence genome, one window contains:
- the LOC124691409 gene encoding ribosomal RNA small subunit methyltransferase, chloroplastic-like isoform X4: protein MVALTSLSPHSPRPSPSTANPRRRPPPPHVTAPPRGHIRPTAAVASAATNSDGGGADDYHSTIRSLNSHGRHVPRKSLGQNYMLNTRVNEELVAAAGVEEGDVVLEIGPGTGSLTAALLAAGATVVAVEKDKNMAALVKDRFGSTNQLKIIEEDITKFHVHSHFLPILEEKSHHKKKYAKVVSNLPFNVSTEVVKQILPMGDVFSVMVLMLQDETALRLANAAIQTPEYRPINVFVNFYSEPEYKFKVERANFFPQPKVDGGVIRFKLKNAGEYPHVSSNKSFFAMVNSAFNGKRKMLRKSLQHICSSADIEVALTNIGLPATESQGFPYCR, encoded by the exons ATGGTGGCGCTCACTTCCTTATCCCCACACTCGCCGAGGCCTTCCCCGTCTACGGCGaatcctcgccgccggccaccgccgcctcacGTAACCGCCCCACCCCGCGGCCATATCcggcccaccgccgccgtcgcatcCGCCGCCACCAactccgacggcggcggcgccgacgacTACCACTCCACCATCCGCTCGCTCAACTCCCACGGCCGCCACGTCCCCCGCAAATCCCTCGGCCAG AACTACATGCTCAACACGAGGGTGAACGAGgagctggtggcggcggcgggggtggaGGAGGGGGACGTCGTGCTCGAGATCGGCCCGGGGACGGGCTCGCTCACGGCCGCGCTCCTCGCGGCCGGCGCCACAGTCGTCGCCGTCGAGAAG GATAAGAATATGGCTGCCCTTGTCAAAGATAGGTTCGGATCCACAAATCAATTGAAG ATCATTGAAGAAGATATCACAAAATTTCATGTTCACTCCCATTTTCTGCCTATCCTGGAGGAGAAATCccatcacaagaagaaatatgccaAG GTTGTGTCAAACTTACCATTCAATGTCAGCACTGAAGTTGTCAAACAAATCCTCCCAATGGGGGATGTTTTCTCTGTCATGGTGCTTATGCTTCAG GATGAAACAGCGCTACGCCTTGCAAACGCTGCAATACAAACACCTGAGTACCGACCTATCAATGTATTTGTGAATTTTTACTCTG aacctGAGTACAAGTTCAAGGTTGAGAGGGCAAATTTCTTTCCTCAACCGAAG GTTGATGGTGGTGTTATAAGATTTAAACTAAAGAACGCTGGAGAGTACCCACATGTTTCTTCCAACAAAAGTTTCTTCGCAATG GTGAACTCCGCGTTCAATGGGAAGCGGAAGATGCTTCGGAAATCACTTCAACACATATGTTCTTCAGCTGACATCGAGGTCGCTCTTACCAATATCGGTCTTCCAGCTACG GAATCTCAGGGTTTTCCTTACTGCAGATGA
- the LOC124691409 gene encoding ribosomal RNA small subunit methyltransferase, chloroplastic-like isoform X2: protein MVALTSLSPHSPRPSPSTANPRRRPPPPHVTAPPRGHIRPTAAVASAATNSDGGGADDYHSTIRSLNSHGRHVPRKSLGQNYMLNTRVNEELVAAAGVEEGDVVLEIGPGTGSLTAALLAAGATVVAVEKDKNMAALVKDRFGSTNQLKIIEEDITKFHVHSHFLPILEEKSHHKKKYAKVVSNLPFNVSTEVVKQILPMGDVFSVMVLMLQDETALRLANAAIQTPEYRPINVFVNFYSEPEYKFKVERANFFPQPKVDGGVIRFKLKNAGEYPHVSSNKSFFAMVNSAFNGKRKMLRKSLQHICSSADIEVALTNIGLPATARPSDLVMDDFVRLHNHLPKESQGFPYCR, encoded by the exons ATGGTGGCGCTCACTTCCTTATCCCCACACTCGCCGAGGCCTTCCCCGTCTACGGCGaatcctcgccgccggccaccgccgcctcacGTAACCGCCCCACCCCGCGGCCATATCcggcccaccgccgccgtcgcatcCGCCGCCACCAactccgacggcggcggcgccgacgacTACCACTCCACCATCCGCTCGCTCAACTCCCACGGCCGCCACGTCCCCCGCAAATCCCTCGGCCAG AACTACATGCTCAACACGAGGGTGAACGAGgagctggtggcggcggcgggggtggaGGAGGGGGACGTCGTGCTCGAGATCGGCCCGGGGACGGGCTCGCTCACGGCCGCGCTCCTCGCGGCCGGCGCCACAGTCGTCGCCGTCGAGAAG GATAAGAATATGGCTGCCCTTGTCAAAGATAGGTTCGGATCCACAAATCAATTGAAG ATCATTGAAGAAGATATCACAAAATTTCATGTTCACTCCCATTTTCTGCCTATCCTGGAGGAGAAATCccatcacaagaagaaatatgccaAG GTTGTGTCAAACTTACCATTCAATGTCAGCACTGAAGTTGTCAAACAAATCCTCCCAATGGGGGATGTTTTCTCTGTCATGGTGCTTATGCTTCAG GATGAAACAGCGCTACGCCTTGCAAACGCTGCAATACAAACACCTGAGTACCGACCTATCAATGTATTTGTGAATTTTTACTCTG aacctGAGTACAAGTTCAAGGTTGAGAGGGCAAATTTCTTTCCTCAACCGAAG GTTGATGGTGGTGTTATAAGATTTAAACTAAAGAACGCTGGAGAGTACCCACATGTTTCTTCCAACAAAAGTTTCTTCGCAATG GTGAACTCCGCGTTCAATGGGAAGCGGAAGATGCTTCGGAAATCACTTCAACACATATGTTCTTCAGCTGACATCGAGGTCGCTCTTACCAATATCGGTCTTCCAGCTACG GCTAGACCATCTGATCTGGTGATGGATGATTTCGTGAGGTTGCACAATCACCTCCCAAAA GAATCTCAGGGTTTTCCTTACTGCAGATGA
- the LOC124691409 gene encoding ribosomal RNA small subunit methyltransferase, chloroplastic-like isoform X3, with product MVALTSLSPHSPRPSPSTANPRRRPPPPHVTAPPRGHIRPTAAVASAATNSDGGGADDYHSTIRSLNSHGRHVPRKSLGQNYMLNTRVNEELVAAAGVEEGDVVLEIGPGTGSLTAALLAAGATVVAVEKDKNMAALVKDRFGSTNQLKIIEEDITKFHVHSHFLPILEEKSHHKKKYAKVVSNLPFNVSTEVVKQILPMGDVFSVMVLMLQDETALRLANAAIQTPEYRPINVFVNFYSEPEYKFKVERANFFPQPKVDGGVIRFKLKNAGEYPHVSSNKSFFAMVNSAFNGKRKMLRKSLQHICSSADIEVALTNIGLPATARPSDLVMDDFVRLHNHLPKMTCTQE from the exons ATGGTGGCGCTCACTTCCTTATCCCCACACTCGCCGAGGCCTTCCCCGTCTACGGCGaatcctcgccgccggccaccgccgcctcacGTAACCGCCCCACCCCGCGGCCATATCcggcccaccgccgccgtcgcatcCGCCGCCACCAactccgacggcggcggcgccgacgacTACCACTCCACCATCCGCTCGCTCAACTCCCACGGCCGCCACGTCCCCCGCAAATCCCTCGGCCAG AACTACATGCTCAACACGAGGGTGAACGAGgagctggtggcggcggcgggggtggaGGAGGGGGACGTCGTGCTCGAGATCGGCCCGGGGACGGGCTCGCTCACGGCCGCGCTCCTCGCGGCCGGCGCCACAGTCGTCGCCGTCGAGAAG GATAAGAATATGGCTGCCCTTGTCAAAGATAGGTTCGGATCCACAAATCAATTGAAG ATCATTGAAGAAGATATCACAAAATTTCATGTTCACTCCCATTTTCTGCCTATCCTGGAGGAGAAATCccatcacaagaagaaatatgccaAG GTTGTGTCAAACTTACCATTCAATGTCAGCACTGAAGTTGTCAAACAAATCCTCCCAATGGGGGATGTTTTCTCTGTCATGGTGCTTATGCTTCAG GATGAAACAGCGCTACGCCTTGCAAACGCTGCAATACAAACACCTGAGTACCGACCTATCAATGTATTTGTGAATTTTTACTCTG aacctGAGTACAAGTTCAAGGTTGAGAGGGCAAATTTCTTTCCTCAACCGAAG GTTGATGGTGGTGTTATAAGATTTAAACTAAAGAACGCTGGAGAGTACCCACATGTTTCTTCCAACAAAAGTTTCTTCGCAATG GTGAACTCCGCGTTCAATGGGAAGCGGAAGATGCTTCGGAAATCACTTCAACACATATGTTCTTCAGCTGACATCGAGGTCGCTCTTACCAATATCGGTCTTCCAGCTACG GCTAGACCATCTGATCTGGTGATGGATGATTTCGTGAGGTTGCACAATCACCTCCCAAAA ATGACATGTACGCAAGAATGA
- the LOC124691409 gene encoding ribosomal RNA small subunit methyltransferase, chloroplastic-like isoform X5 encodes MVALTSLSPHSPRPSPSTANPRRRPPPPHVTAPPRGHIRPTAAVASAATNSDGGGADDYHSTIRSLNSHGRHVPRKSLGQNYMLNTRVNEELVAAAGVEEGDVVLEIGPGTGSLTAALLAAGATVVAVEKDKNMAALVKDRFGSTNQLKIIEEDITKFHVHSHFLPILEEKSHHKKKYAKVVSNLPFNVSTEVVKQILPMGDVFSVMVLMLQDETALRLANAAIQTPEYRPINVFVNFYSEPEYKFKVERANFFPQPKVDGGVIRFKLKNAGEYPHVSSNKSFFAMVNSAFNGKRKMLRKSLQHICSSADIEVALTNIGLPATMTCTQE; translated from the exons ATGGTGGCGCTCACTTCCTTATCCCCACACTCGCCGAGGCCTTCCCCGTCTACGGCGaatcctcgccgccggccaccgccgcctcacGTAACCGCCCCACCCCGCGGCCATATCcggcccaccgccgccgtcgcatcCGCCGCCACCAactccgacggcggcggcgccgacgacTACCACTCCACCATCCGCTCGCTCAACTCCCACGGCCGCCACGTCCCCCGCAAATCCCTCGGCCAG AACTACATGCTCAACACGAGGGTGAACGAGgagctggtggcggcggcgggggtggaGGAGGGGGACGTCGTGCTCGAGATCGGCCCGGGGACGGGCTCGCTCACGGCCGCGCTCCTCGCGGCCGGCGCCACAGTCGTCGCCGTCGAGAAG GATAAGAATATGGCTGCCCTTGTCAAAGATAGGTTCGGATCCACAAATCAATTGAAG ATCATTGAAGAAGATATCACAAAATTTCATGTTCACTCCCATTTTCTGCCTATCCTGGAGGAGAAATCccatcacaagaagaaatatgccaAG GTTGTGTCAAACTTACCATTCAATGTCAGCACTGAAGTTGTCAAACAAATCCTCCCAATGGGGGATGTTTTCTCTGTCATGGTGCTTATGCTTCAG GATGAAACAGCGCTACGCCTTGCAAACGCTGCAATACAAACACCTGAGTACCGACCTATCAATGTATTTGTGAATTTTTACTCTG aacctGAGTACAAGTTCAAGGTTGAGAGGGCAAATTTCTTTCCTCAACCGAAG GTTGATGGTGGTGTTATAAGATTTAAACTAAAGAACGCTGGAGAGTACCCACATGTTTCTTCCAACAAAAGTTTCTTCGCAATG GTGAACTCCGCGTTCAATGGGAAGCGGAAGATGCTTCGGAAATCACTTCAACACATATGTTCTTCAGCTGACATCGAGGTCGCTCTTACCAATATCGGTCTTCCAGCTACG ATGACATGTACGCAAGAATGA
- the LOC124691409 gene encoding ribosomal RNA small subunit methyltransferase, chloroplastic-like isoform X1 yields MVALTSLSPHSPRPSPSTANPRRRPPPPHVTAPPRGHIRPTAAVASAATNSDGGGADDYHSTIRSLNSHGRHVPRKSLGQNYMLNTRVNEELVAAAGVEEGDVVLEIGPGTGSLTAALLAAGATVVAVEKDKNMAALVKDRFGSTNQLKIIEEDITKFHVHSHFLPILEEKSHHKKKYAKVVSNLPFNVSTEVVKQILPMGDVFSVMVLMLQDETALRLANAAIQTPEYRPINVFVNFYSEPEYKFKVERANFFPQPKVDGGVIRFKLKNAGEYPHVSSNKSFFAMVNSAFNGKRKMLRKSLQHICSSADIEVALTNIGLPATARLRMQMDTEVRGVRLSVSVGIAKRLPGRAAYFTRTLRTWPSEPARPVCPGKVLRLGR; encoded by the exons ATGGTGGCGCTCACTTCCTTATCCCCACACTCGCCGAGGCCTTCCCCGTCTACGGCGaatcctcgccgccggccaccgccgcctcacGTAACCGCCCCACCCCGCGGCCATATCcggcccaccgccgccgtcgcatcCGCCGCCACCAactccgacggcggcggcgccgacgacTACCACTCCACCATCCGCTCGCTCAACTCCCACGGCCGCCACGTCCCCCGCAAATCCCTCGGCCAG AACTACATGCTCAACACGAGGGTGAACGAGgagctggtggcggcggcgggggtggaGGAGGGGGACGTCGTGCTCGAGATCGGCCCGGGGACGGGCTCGCTCACGGCCGCGCTCCTCGCGGCCGGCGCCACAGTCGTCGCCGTCGAGAAG GATAAGAATATGGCTGCCCTTGTCAAAGATAGGTTCGGATCCACAAATCAATTGAAG ATCATTGAAGAAGATATCACAAAATTTCATGTTCACTCCCATTTTCTGCCTATCCTGGAGGAGAAATCccatcacaagaagaaatatgccaAG GTTGTGTCAAACTTACCATTCAATGTCAGCACTGAAGTTGTCAAACAAATCCTCCCAATGGGGGATGTTTTCTCTGTCATGGTGCTTATGCTTCAG GATGAAACAGCGCTACGCCTTGCAAACGCTGCAATACAAACACCTGAGTACCGACCTATCAATGTATTTGTGAATTTTTACTCTG aacctGAGTACAAGTTCAAGGTTGAGAGGGCAAATTTCTTTCCTCAACCGAAG GTTGATGGTGGTGTTATAAGATTTAAACTAAAGAACGCTGGAGAGTACCCACATGTTTCTTCCAACAAAAGTTTCTTCGCAATG GTGAACTCCGCGTTCAATGGGAAGCGGAAGATGCTTCGGAAATCACTTCAACACATATGTTCTTCAGCTGACATCGAGGTCGCTCTTACCAATATCGGTCTTCCAGCTACG GCTAGACTCAGAATGCAAATGGACACGGAGGTCCGTGGTGTCCGTTTGTCCGTGTCCGTCGGAATTGCTAAACGGCTTCCGGGACGGGCCGCGTATTTTACACGGACTCTACGGACATGGCCTTCAGAGCCTGCCAGGCCCGTCTGTCCTGGAAAAGTACTTCGTCTCGGTCGATAG
- the LOC124691411 gene encoding uncharacterized protein LOC124691411 isoform X1: MSKLVPRESKGEMRGVGGPLLTVSDLLSDLAVDGGDDHLDGGGGGASVPSSPLAAQQVEEADPSHLQRLFEEDYDNLMKSLQENDPSWPSLMLKLCTALKTSDKLLGCANAKARQLLEKVEALEQVLEKGDHTVGAILEGGSPERTT, encoded by the exons ATGTCAA AACTGGTTCCGAGAGAGAGCAAAGGAGAGATGCGGGGAGTCGGAGGCCCGTTGCTCACcgtcagcgatctcctcagcgacctcgccgtcgacggaggcGACGAccacctcgacggcggcggcggaggcgcatCTGTACCCTCATCCCCGTTGGCAGCGCAGCAGGTTGAGGAGGCCGACCCGTCCCACCTCCAACGGCTCTTCGAG GAAGACTATGACAATCTGATGAAGTCACTACAGGAGAATGACCCTTCATGGCCCTCCTTGATGCTGAAG TTGTGCACAGCGTTGAAGACCTCAGATAAGCTGCTGGGCTGCGCGAACGCAAAGGCGCGACAGCTGCTGGAGAAGGTGGAGGCGCTGGAGCAAGTGCTAGAGAAGGGAGATCACACGGTGGGAGCGATTTTAGAGGGTGGGTCTCCAGAACGCACAACTTAA
- the LOC124691411 gene encoding uncharacterized protein LOC124691411 isoform X2, translated as MRGVGGPLLTVSDLLSDLAVDGGDDHLDGGGGGASVPSSPLAAQQVEEADPSHLQRLFEEDYDNLMKSLQENDPSWPSLMLKLCTALKTSDKLLGCANAKARQLLEKVEALEQVLEKGDHTVGAILEGGSPERTT; from the exons ATGCGGGGAGTCGGAGGCCCGTTGCTCACcgtcagcgatctcctcagcgacctcgccgtcgacggaggcGACGAccacctcgacggcggcggcggaggcgcatCTGTACCCTCATCCCCGTTGGCAGCGCAGCAGGTTGAGGAGGCCGACCCGTCCCACCTCCAACGGCTCTTCGAG GAAGACTATGACAATCTGATGAAGTCACTACAGGAGAATGACCCTTCATGGCCCTCCTTGATGCTGAAG TTGTGCACAGCGTTGAAGACCTCAGATAAGCTGCTGGGCTGCGCGAACGCAAAGGCGCGACAGCTGCTGGAGAAGGTGGAGGCGCTGGAGCAAGTGCTAGAGAAGGGAGATCACACGGTGGGAGCGATTTTAGAGGGTGGGTCTCCAGAACGCACAACTTAA